The proteins below are encoded in one region of bacterium:
- the mscL gene encoding large-conductance mechanosensitive channel protein MscL, with the protein MLKEFRDFAMKGNVVDMAVGIIIGAAFGTIVASLVADIIMPPIGMLLGGVDFTNIFVALKDGSAPGPYPTLAAAQAAGAVTMNVGLFLNKVFSFMIVAFSVFMLVKAMNKAKRAEPAPAAAAPTTKECPFCLSSIPLKATRCAHCASDLK; encoded by the coding sequence ATGCTGAAGGAATTCCGGGATTTCGCGATGAAGGGCAATGTCGTGGACATGGCCGTCGGTATCATCATCGGCGCCGCGTTCGGGACCATCGTCGCGTCGCTGGTGGCGGACATCATCATGCCGCCGATCGGCATGCTGCTGGGCGGCGTCGACTTCACGAACATCTTCGTCGCCCTGAAGGACGGCTCGGCGCCGGGCCCGTACCCGACCCTGGCGGCAGCGCAGGCGGCGGGCGCCGTGACCATGAACGTGGGCCTGTTCCTGAACAAGGTCTTCAGCTTCATGATCGTGGCGTTCTCGGTGTTCATGCTGGTCAAGGCGATGAACAAGGCCAAGCGCGCGGAGCCGGCGCCGGCTGCGGCCGCCCCGACCACGAAGGAGTGCCCGTTCTGCCTGTCGTCGATTCCGCTGAAGGCCACGCGCTGCGCCCATTGCGCCAGCGACCTGAAGTAA
- a CDS encoding zinc-dependent peptidase, with protein MFGWGRGKRRRALLETPLPDAQRARMHALAPLTARLPSPLRERHEGVVQVLLAEKRFEGAGGLEVTEDMRLAIAGQAALLQLRAGADYFPGLHSIVIYPTAFTVAHERPDDDGLVHLDEDELSGESWGHGAVVLAWDDVRRESQRRDGYNVVLHEFAHQLDDQTGEADGTPVLRDGALAARWPLAFQAAFEEHTRRLKRRREVLFDEDAAESPTEFFATAVELFFEFPAELRREYGAVYEALAAWLELDPAAPGCQS; from the coding sequence ATGTTCGGCTGGGGTCGCGGCAAGCGCCGTCGCGCGCTGCTGGAGACGCCGCTGCCGGACGCGCAGCGTGCGCGCATGCACGCACTGGCCCCGTTGACGGCCAGGCTGCCGTCGCCGCTGCGGGAGCGCCATGAGGGCGTGGTGCAGGTGCTGCTCGCCGAGAAGCGCTTCGAGGGCGCCGGCGGGCTGGAAGTGACCGAGGACATGCGCCTGGCCATCGCCGGCCAAGCCGCGCTGCTGCAGTTGCGGGCCGGGGCGGACTACTTCCCCGGCCTGCACTCCATCGTGATCTACCCTACCGCCTTCACCGTCGCCCACGAACGTCCCGATGACGACGGCCTGGTCCACCTGGACGAGGACGAGCTCTCGGGCGAGAGCTGGGGCCACGGCGCCGTGGTGCTCGCCTGGGATGACGTGCGCCGCGAGTCGCAGCGGCGCGACGGCTACAACGTCGTCCTCCACGAGTTCGCCCACCAGCTCGACGACCAGACAGGCGAGGCCGACGGCACCCCCGTGCTGCGGGACGGGGCCCTGGCCGCCCGCTGGCCGCTGGCCTTCCAGGCCGCGTTCGAGGAGCATACGCGCCGGCTGAAGCGGCGCCGCGAAGTGCTGTTTGACGAGGACGCCGCCGAGAGCCCGACCGAGTTCTTCGCCACGGCGGTGGAGCTGTTCTTCGAGTTCCCCGCCGAGCTCCGGCGCGAGTACGGCGCCGTCTACGAGGCTCTGGCGGCCTGGCTCGAGCTCGACCCGGCCGCCCCGGGCTGCCAATCCTAA
- a CDS encoding response regulator produces the protein MGGSVTAASVEGVGSRFTVAVPLRERGDITAPALPVLRQQVVVVTGHAATFEAVDAALAPCGAATQWLRPESAGTSDVERTPALVIVDAGSADWPLIRQWPTAGIIVLGGAHPTARTAGGLSGPSEHVRKPLRAPALREACARALGLAAPSVAGARAHQVQAAPLAGKLHVLVAEDNLFNQKVIGRTLEALGCTCRLVSDGEAALAAVRGGGFDLILMDCQMPGMDGFAATQAIRSLAAPHNAVPVIALTANALSGDRERCLAAGMDDYLTKPLAREDLARVLERAAGAPAS, from the coding sequence ATGGGCGGCAGCGTGACGGCCGCAAGCGTCGAGGGTGTGGGCAGCAGGTTCACCGTGGCCGTGCCGCTGAGGGAGCGCGGCGACATCACGGCGCCGGCCCTGCCGGTGCTCAGGCAACAGGTTGTCGTGGTCACCGGTCACGCGGCGACGTTCGAGGCCGTCGACGCCGCGCTGGCGCCGTGCGGAGCGGCGACGCAATGGCTGCGGCCGGAGAGCGCGGGCACCAGTGACGTCGAGCGCACTCCCGCGCTCGTGATCGTCGATGCCGGCTCTGCGGACTGGCCGCTGATCCGGCAGTGGCCGACGGCGGGGATCATCGTGCTCGGCGGCGCCCACCCCACCGCGCGGACCGCGGGCGGCCTGAGCGGACCGTCCGAGCACGTCCGCAAGCCGCTGCGGGCGCCAGCCCTCCGCGAAGCCTGCGCACGGGCGTTGGGCCTCGCGGCGCCGTCCGTAGCCGGTGCGCGAGCGCATCAGGTGCAGGCGGCGCCGCTCGCCGGGAAGCTCCACGTGCTCGTCGCCGAGGACAACCTCTTCAACCAGAAGGTCATCGGCCGGACCCTCGAGGCGCTCGGCTGTACCTGCCGCCTGGTCAGCGACGGCGAGGCCGCCCTGGCCGCCGTGCGCGGCGGCGGATTCGACCTCATCCTCATGGATTGCCAGATGCCCGGCATGGACGGCTTCGCGGCCACGCAGGCGATCCGCAGCCTGGCCGCGCCGCACAACGCCGTCCCGGTCATCGCCCTGACCGCCAACGCCCTGTCCGGCGACCGCGAGCGCTGCCTTGCCGCCGGCATGGACGACTACCTGACGAAGCCGCTGGCCCGCGAGGACCTGGCGCGCGTCCTCGAACGCGCCGCGGGCGCGCCCGCTTCCTGA